One genomic segment of Pleurodeles waltl isolate 20211129_DDA chromosome 11, aPleWal1.hap1.20221129, whole genome shotgun sequence includes these proteins:
- the NRROS gene encoding transforming growth factor beta activator LRRC33: protein MEIVSFCFSLGLTFLAVAWRSKVMAVLPGYQGTCKLIHRAADCNRKHLTSVPQDLPGITEELFLDFNEVRTLTNSSLLRYIRMWSLSLSQNNVELIEPGTFLVSKRLSVLNLQGNCVYVNYTVTAAALRGVPTLRKLDLSKNYLTEDMATTLLQNLSTLESLSLARNVLMRLDSMTFADLVELRELSLERNYIYEIEAGTFEAMQRLQRLNLAYNQITCIVGFRLTQVRVLNISYNSIEWFLSDESSNEFDLETLDLSSNQLLFFPLLPKRNKLRSLLLSDNRMNFYEKRYNATLVKDGTVKFIVISNNVTNVTAVNIWEDITVGNVSSLNFLDMSKNEFWYLPEGFLAMMTSLSQLKLNHNCFQSIHLTELEPPGSLVELDLSQNQLLELRVDPDSNNVLPNLRTLNVSTNKLNMLPAQLFNHMKYITTVDLSYNHLDLCPRIVQTDKGEDQVCTDFRNIISLKHLYLAGCGLVVTRAFSGTSLTHLDLSNNYGALIMGTRPLQDVALTLQFLSLRNTGLSSNNIDIDFSWFQSLQILDLSENSLAHLPQSLSNLQLRTLNVRSNRLRSFPMQMAQQKLGKSLHTLYLSQNPYDCCMLTWWNFLMNLRTVHIADDWLVTCNHSSKILRAMQLSETIVQSCRWKMTDTTLMYLVLILPTSLTLLVALVIVFLTFKERILKVVKRRCRTSRSY, encoded by the coding sequence aTCCACAGAGCAGCAGATTGTAATAGGAAACATCTTACTTCAGTCCCACAGGATCTTCCAGGTATCACAGAGGAGCTATTCCTAGACTTTAATGAGGTGCGGACTCTTACAAACTCTTCCTTGCTGCGCTATATCAGAATGTGGAGTCTTAGCCTGAGCCAAAACAATGTAGAACTCATTGAGCCAGGGACCTTCCTTGTCAGCAAAAGGCTTTCGGTCCTAAATCTACAAGGCAATTGTGTATATGTAAACTACACTGTGACAGCAGCTGCTCTTCGTGGTGTGCCAACTCTAAGGAAGTTGGATCTGTCTAAGAACTATCTCACTGAGGATATGGCAACTACACTGCTCCAGAACCTTTCCACATTGGAGTCATTATCCCTGGCCAGGAATGTTCTCATGAGGTTGGATTCAATGACTTTTGCTGATCTGGTTGAGCTGAGGGAGCTCAGTTTGGAGAGAAATTACATCTATGAGATAGAGGCAGGGACCTTCGAGGCCATGCAAAGGCTGCAGAGGCTAAATCTGGCCTACAACCAAATAACCTGTATTGTGGGCTTCCGCCTTACTCAGGTGCGGGTGTTAAACATCAGTTACAACAGCATTGAGTGGTTTCTATCAGATGAATCAAGCAATGAGTTTGATTTGGAGACACTGGATCTGTCCAGCAACCAACTGTTATTTTTCCCACTACTGCCTAAGCGCAACAAACTACGCTCTCTTCTCTTATCAGACAACCGGATGAATTTTTATGAAAAACGCTATAATGCCACATTGGTGAAGGATGGCACAGTGAAGTTCATTGTCATTAGCAACAATGTCACCAACGTAACAGCTGTCAATATTTGGGAAGATATTACAGTGGGGAATGTCTCTTCTCTGAACTTTCTTGACATGAGCAAAAATGAGTTCTGGTATCTTCCTGAAGGATTCCTGGCAATGATGACCTCCTTGTCTCAATTGAAACTTAACCACAACTGTTTTCAAAGTATCCATTTAACTGAACTGGAACCCCCTGGTTCCCTTGTTGAGTTGGATCTCAGCCAGAACCAGCTTTTAGAACTCAGGGTGGACCCAGACTCAAACAATGTCTTGCCAAACCTTCGAACCTTGAATGTAAGCACCAACAAGTTAAATATGCTACCAGCACAACTTTTTAACCACATGAAGTACATAACTACAGTTGACCTCAGCTACAATCATCTGGACCTTTGTCCGAGGATAGTCCAGACTGACAAGGGTGAGGATCAGGTTTGCACTGACTTCAGAAACATTATCTCACTGAAGCACCTTTACCTAGCGGGGTGTGGCCTGGTAGTGACCCGTGCTTTTAGTGGAACTTCACTCACCCATTTAGACCTTTCAAACAACTATGGGGCACTAATAATGGGTACACGGCCACTACAAGATGTGGCTTTGACACTGCAATTCTTATCTTTAAGGAATACAGGCCTTTCATCCAACAACATAGACATTGATTTTTCTTGGTTCCAAAGCCTCCAAATTCTAGACCTGTCTGAGAATTCCTTGGCCCACCTTCCCCAATCCCTGAGTAACCTGCAACTACGCACTCTAAATGTTAGAAGCAACCGCCTCCGCTCTTTTCCAATGCAAATGGCTCAACAGAAGCTTGGAAAAAGCCTGCACACGCTCTACCTCAGCCAGAACCCTTATGATTGTTGCATGCTGACCTGGTGGAATTTCCTCATGAATCTCAGGACTGTACATATAGCTGATGATTGGTTAGTAACCTGCAACCATTCTTCCAAGATTTTGCGAGCTATGCAGCTCTCAGAGACCATTGTGCAGAGTTGCCGGTGGAAGATGACAGACACTACCTTGATGTATTTGGTGCTCATTCTTCCAACCAGCCTAACTCTACTGGTTGCTTTAGTCATTGTGTTTCTCACATTCAAAGAGAGAATACTCAAAGTTGTGAAAAGACGGTGCAGGACTTCTAGAAGCTACTGA